Below is a window of Planctomycetes bacterium MalM25 DNA.
CCCCGCTCGCAACCGATGAAGGGCTTCTACGGCTGGTACTTCCGCAACGTGCTGCCGCGGATCGGCCAGACCGTCATGCGGAACAACACGGCCGCGTACGAGTACCTGCCCGAGAGCGTCGGCCAGTTCGACGAGTACGAGCAACTCACCGAGCGGATGGAGGCGGCCGGCCTGACGAACGTTGAGTACAAGCCGTTCACCTTCGGCATCGCCACGCTGTACCTCGGAGAGAAGGCGTAGTTCTCCCCCTTAGGGGGAGGGCCGGGGTGGGGGCGCCCCGGGTCCCCACTTCACCCCCACCCTAACCCTCCCCCAAGGGGGGAGGGAATCATCATGAACGACCTCCCCATCATCGTCGGCGTCACGGGCGCCAGCGGCGCGGCGTATGCCGTGCGGCTGGTCGACGTGCTGCTCCGCGCGGGGCGGGACGTGCACCTGTCGATCAGCCCCAGCGGCGCCGCCGTCATCAAGCAAGAGTTGGGAATTGAGATCGACCTCCAAGACTTTGACCCCGACACCCTGAACCCCAACCGAGTCCCCTACCTGCCCGCGCCTCAGCCGTCGGCGGAAGCCGACCGACCGCCCCGCGGAACGCTCCGCCACTTCCACCACGGCGACTTCATGGCCCCCATGGCGAGCGGCTCGTTCCTGTCGGGTGGCATGGCCCTCTGCCCGTGCAGCGGCACCACACTCTCGGCGATCGCCGCCGGCGCCGCGGGCAACCTGATCCAGCGCGCCGCCGAGGTGCAGCTCAAGGAGCGCCGCCCGCTGGTGCTCGTGCCGCGGGAGACACCCGTCTCGCTAACGCACATCGACAACATGCGGCGGGCGACCGAGGCGGGCGCGGTCGTCCTCCCCGCCGCCCCCGGCTGGTACCACGGGGTCGATTCGCTGGCGGACCTGGTCGACTTCGTCGT
It encodes the following:
- a CDS encoding putative aromatic acid decarboxylase, translated to MNDLPIIVGVTGASGAAYAVRLVDVLLRAGRDVHLSISPSGAAVIKQELGIEIDLQDFDPDTLNPNRVPYLPAPQPSAEADRPPRGTLRHFHHGDFMAPMASGSFLSGGMALCPCSGTTLSAIAAGAAGNLIQRAAEVQLKERRPLVLVPRETPVSLTHIDNMRRATEAGAVVLPAAPGWYHGVDSLADLVDFVVGRICDQLGVRNALINRWGEEPPEKA